One window of Salegentibacter sp. Hel_I_6 genomic DNA carries:
- the rho gene encoding transcription termination factor Rho, giving the protein MFEISELKAKKLPELQDIAKSLNVPKFRTLKKLDLVYQILDYQAANPKKAKEALTDDTKKEESPKKEERTSASEKPQPKKSGKVGSNKKPPRAAAPSDTKESRPVRKENNAPKKEDTSSKPREPRKQEQKPREDNTSHSNKNNPRDNKKDTRNKNNGSRDAGNRDGRNRYREPDYEFDAIIESEGVLDIMQDNYGFLRSSDYNYLTSPDDIYVSQSQIRLFGLKTGDTVLGQIRPPKEGEKYFPLIKINKINGLDPQVVRDRVSFEHLTPLFPKEKFNIADKQSSMSTRIMDLFSPIGKGQRGMIVSQPKTGKTMLLKDIANAIAANHPEVYQIVLLIDERPEEVTDMQRNVRGEVVASTFDKEAHEHVRVANIVLEKAKRLVECGHDVVILLDSITRLARAYNTVQPASGKVLSGGVDANALHKPKRFFGAARNIENGGSLSIIATALTDTGSKMDEVIFEEFKGTGNMELQLDRKIANRRIFPAIDLTSSSTRRDDLLLDEASLQRMWVLRKYLADMNPIEAMEFINDRIKQTKNNEEFLISMNG; this is encoded by the coding sequence ATGTTTGAAATTTCAGAATTAAAAGCTAAAAAGCTTCCTGAGTTGCAGGATATCGCTAAGTCTTTAAACGTCCCAAAATTCAGGACTTTAAAAAAATTAGACCTTGTATATCAAATCCTGGACTATCAGGCTGCCAACCCTAAAAAGGCAAAAGAAGCGCTTACAGACGATACTAAGAAAGAGGAATCTCCTAAGAAAGAGGAGCGTACTAGTGCTTCAGAAAAGCCACAGCCAAAGAAAAGTGGTAAAGTAGGAAGTAATAAAAAACCTCCAAGAGCTGCTGCTCCCTCTGACACTAAGGAGTCTCGCCCGGTAAGAAAAGAAAACAATGCTCCCAAAAAAGAAGACACTTCTTCTAAACCAAGAGAGCCTAGAAAGCAGGAACAAAAACCGAGAGAAGATAATACTTCCCACTCGAATAAAAACAATCCTCGAGATAACAAAAAGGATACTCGCAATAAAAACAACGGAAGTCGGGATGCCGGCAACCGCGATGGGCGAAATCGCTACCGCGAACCAGATTATGAATTTGACGCGATCATAGAAAGTGAAGGTGTACTGGATATTATGCAGGATAACTACGGTTTTCTAAGATCTTCAGATTATAATTACCTTACTTCTCCAGATGATATTTATGTATCTCAATCTCAAATTCGTTTGTTTGGATTGAAAACAGGGGATACTGTTTTAGGACAAATTCGTCCGCCGAAAGAAGGTGAGAAATATTTCCCTTTAATCAAGATCAATAAAATTAACGGACTAGATCCTCAGGTAGTGAGAGACCGTGTTTCTTTTGAACACTTAACTCCGCTTTTCCCTAAGGAAAAATTCAACATTGCTGATAAGCAAAGTAGTATGTCTACCCGTATTATGGACCTCTTTTCCCCAATTGGAAAAGGCCAGCGTGGTATGATTGTTTCCCAGCCTAAAACTGGTAAAACAATGTTGCTTAAGGATATTGCCAATGCAATAGCGGCCAACCACCCTGAAGTTTATCAAATAGTTTTGCTAATTGATGAACGTCCTGAAGAGGTTACCGATATGCAACGTAATGTACGTGGGGAAGTGGTAGCTTCAACTTTTGATAAGGAAGCACACGAACATGTTAGAGTTGCCAATATCGTATTGGAAAAAGCGAAACGTTTGGTAGAATGTGGTCACGATGTAGTGATCCTTTTGGATTCTATTACACGTTTGGCCCGTGCATACAACACCGTACAACCTGCCAGTGGTAAGGTATTAAGTGGTGGTGTAGACGCCAACGCATTACACAAACCAAAAAGATTCTTTGGTGCTGCCCGTAATATTGAAAACGGAGGTTCCCTTTCAATTATCGCTACCGCCCTTACCGATACCGGTTCTAAAATGGACGAAGTTATCTTTGAAGAATTTAAAGGAACTGGAAATATGGAACTGCAATTAGATAGAAAAATTGCCAACCGTAGAATTTTCCCTGCAATAGATCTTACTTCTTCAAGTACGCGTCGCGACGACCTTTTATTGGACGAAGCTAGCCTACAAAGAATGTGGGTACTACGTAAATATCTTGCCGATATGAATCCTATTGAAGCGATGGAGTTTATTAACGACAGGATTAAGCAAACTAAAAACAACGAAGAGTTTTTGATCTCTATGAACGGATAA
- a CDS encoding DUF4293 domain-containing protein: MLQRIQTIYLLIALIVSGGLIFTFSLWDNSEGEAMFAQDYLMIFIAFLSSALLSLVSIFMFKNRKLQFVLGRLNILLNFFLLGVFVYWSLSLPGEIDISEKGIGMFLPIISIVFLVLANKAIKKDEDLVKSVDRLR; this comes from the coding sequence ATGTTACAGAGAATACAAACTATATATTTACTTATCGCTCTTATTGTTAGTGGCGGTTTAATATTTACATTCTCGCTTTGGGATAATTCTGAAGGAGAGGCTATGTTTGCGCAAGATTATCTTATGATTTTTATTGCATTTCTTTCCTCTGCTTTATTATCTTTGGTGAGTATTTTTATGTTCAAAAATAGAAAGCTTCAATTTGTATTGGGGCGTCTAAATATCTTATTAAATTTTTTTTTACTAGGAGTGTTTGTTTATTGGTCGCTAAGTTTACCTGGAGAAATTGATATTTCAGAGAAGGGTATTGGGATGTTTCTTCCAATCATTTCTATCGTTTTTCTTGTTTTGGCCAATAAGGCCATTAAAAAGGACGAAGATCTCGTAAAATCTGTAGACCGATTACGATAA
- a CDS encoding ClpP family protease gives MSNKPGKTQDLIDAKFLEERKIFLWGEVNDESAKHVIDRLLYLDMEGDDEIQFFINSPGGYVTDGFAIYDTMQSLKSPVSTICSGLAASMGSILLSGGTKGRRFIQTHGKVMIHQPMGGARGQASNIEIQANEILKTRELSAKILADNCGQEIEKVLKDFNRDYWMDAQESLDYGIVDGIFKK, from the coding sequence ATGAGCAATAAACCCGGTAAAACCCAGGACCTAATAGACGCAAAATTCCTTGAAGAACGCAAAATTTTCCTTTGGGGAGAAGTGAACGACGAATCAGCGAAACACGTAATAGATCGACTTTTATACCTTGATATGGAAGGCGACGACGAAATTCAATTTTTTATTAATAGTCCGGGTGGTTATGTGACTGACGGTTTTGCAATTTACGATACGATGCAGAGCCTAAAAAGTCCGGTTTCTACAATCTGCAGTGGCTTAGCGGCATCTATGGGTTCAATCCTACTTTCAGGAGGAACTAAAGGTAGAAGATTCATTCAAACACATGGGAAGGTAATGATCCATCAACCTATGGGAGGAGCACGCGGACAGGCTTCAAACATTGAAATTCAGGCTAACGAGATTCTAAAAACCAGAGAATTAAGCGCTAAAATTCTTGCTGACAATTGTGGACAAGAAATAGAAAAAGTACTTAAAGATTTTAACCGCGATTACTGGATGGATGCGCAGGAATCTTTAGACTACGGAATTGTTGACGGTATTTTTAAGAAATAA
- a CDS encoding murein L,D-transpeptidase, protein MKFFRILMLSFFLSFISCGDDNREPGIETIKEEEAEVVEALASADLISTKFPEISNSVENISIKHKNLLDSTYAGRDYKPIWTNRNLREDLYRSIERASEDGLTPEDYHLEFLENSLSNLSNLNDEELISTEIILTDAFFALASDYNSGKLNPKEIYSIWGVESNKIDLPGLLEYGVKQNDIIAAIDSVVPKHEVYRGLKRSLKKYRELAKNESEPTYISEEGKGIAADEKDVRISNIKKRLKELGYWDEEVVDSNDTFDQALQEVIKEFQKKNGIETDGVIGSGTIKTLNKTYLDRVEQILVNLERWRWYPKDLGQQYIIVNIANFRLHLVKDGDTVATHRTMVGTEARKTPIFSDEVEHIVYNPTWTIPPTIKNKDVIPSASKNPDYISKKNYSIFDNTGKRLNASEIDWSSSKVKAYTFRQEAGPSNPLGLVKIIYPNEHLIYLHDTPSKNLFSKNLRAQSSGCVRVQDVLDLAKMLLSDQPKYDDEKIEEILDSGKTTTIKITQKVKVHHLYWTAWNEKGNTRFAEDIYKRDAAIYKLLTDNN, encoded by the coding sequence ATGAAATTTTTTAGAATCCTAATGCTCTCATTTTTCCTGTCTTTTATTTCCTGTGGAGATGATAACAGAGAGCCAGGAATTGAAACTATAAAAGAGGAAGAAGCAGAAGTGGTTGAAGCACTGGCATCAGCCGATTTGATTTCGACGAAATTTCCCGAAATCTCTAATTCTGTTGAAAATATTAGTATTAAACATAAAAATTTACTCGATTCCACTTATGCCGGGAGGGATTATAAACCAATTTGGACGAATCGTAATTTACGGGAAGACCTATACCGAAGCATAGAAAGAGCAAGTGAAGATGGACTTACCCCAGAAGATTATCATTTAGAATTTTTAGAAAATTCCCTTTCTAACTTATCGAACTTAAATGATGAAGAACTTATTTCTACTGAAATTATTCTCACCGATGCCTTCTTCGCCTTAGCTTCAGATTATAATTCAGGGAAATTAAACCCTAAAGAAATTTATAGCATCTGGGGAGTTGAAAGTAATAAAATTGATCTACCCGGGCTTTTAGAGTATGGAGTTAAGCAAAATGATATCATTGCCGCTATAGATTCAGTAGTTCCGAAGCATGAAGTTTACCGGGGTCTAAAACGAAGCTTAAAAAAGTATCGAGAACTAGCAAAGAACGAAAGCGAACCCACTTACATTTCTGAAGAAGGAAAAGGTATTGCTGCTGATGAAAAAGACGTTAGAATTTCTAATATTAAAAAACGTCTAAAAGAGTTAGGTTATTGGGATGAAGAAGTTGTGGATAGTAATGATACTTTTGATCAAGCCTTACAAGAAGTTATAAAAGAATTTCAGAAAAAAAATGGGATTGAAACAGATGGTGTTATTGGAAGTGGAACAATAAAAACTTTAAACAAAACTTATCTGGACAGGGTTGAACAAATTCTGGTGAACCTAGAGCGTTGGCGGTGGTATCCTAAAGATTTAGGACAACAATATATCATTGTAAATATTGCGAATTTCCGGCTGCACCTGGTAAAGGATGGGGATACAGTAGCTACGCATCGCACTATGGTGGGTACCGAAGCCAGAAAAACACCAATATTTTCTGATGAAGTTGAACATATCGTTTATAATCCTACCTGGACTATCCCTCCTACTATTAAAAACAAAGATGTAATTCCTTCAGCATCAAAAAATCCTGATTACATTTCAAAGAAAAATTACAGCATTTTTGATAATACAGGTAAAAGACTAAACGCAAGTGAGATAGATTGGTCTTCATCTAAAGTTAAGGCTTACACCTTTAGACAGGAGGCTGGGCCCTCAAATCCGTTAGGTTTGGTGAAGATTATTTATCCTAATGAGCATTTAATTTATTTACACGATACACCGTCCAAGAATCTTTTCAGCAAAAATTTAAGAGCTCAAAGCTCGGGATGCGTAAGAGTACAGGATGTTTTGGATTTGGCAAAAATGCTATTAAGCGATCAACCTAAATACGACGACGAAAAAATTGAAGAAATCCTTGATTCAGGAAAAACTACAACGATTAAAATAACCCAAAAAGTGAAAGTGCACCATCTTTACTGGACGGCCTGGAACGAAAAAGGCAACACCCGTTTTGCAGAAGATATCTACAAAAGAGATGCTGCCATCTATAAATTACTCACTGATAATAATTAA
- the truA gene encoding tRNA pseudouridine(38-40) synthase TruA — translation MRYFLELSYFGKAYHGWQNQPNAISVQEEIEKALSVIFQSEIAIVGAGRTDAGVHAKQIFAHFDVEEELKQEAFQFKLNSLLPEDIALQDFFKVKPDAHARFDALSRSYEYHVVQQKDPFLEDRSYFVKNSLDIEKMNQAAEILKDYTNFKCFSKSKTDVKTYNCKITEAVWKKENEVLVFHITADRFLRNMVRAIVGTLLEIGLGKKPVDHMHEIIKSKDRSRAGTSVPAKALYLTRVTYPEIAIT, via the coding sequence TTGAGGTATTTTTTAGAACTGTCATATTTTGGAAAAGCTTATCACGGTTGGCAAAATCAGCCAAACGCGATTTCGGTTCAGGAAGAAATAGAAAAAGCACTTTCAGTAATTTTTCAGAGTGAAATAGCTATAGTAGGGGCAGGGAGGACAGATGCCGGTGTACACGCAAAGCAGATCTTTGCACATTTTGATGTGGAAGAAGAACTTAAGCAAGAAGCTTTTCAGTTTAAATTGAATTCACTGCTTCCGGAGGACATAGCTTTACAGGATTTCTTTAAAGTGAAACCTGATGCACATGCTCGTTTTGATGCGTTAAGCCGAAGTTATGAATATCATGTAGTTCAGCAGAAAGATCCGTTTTTAGAGGATAGAAGCTATTTTGTGAAGAATAGCCTTGATATTGAAAAGATGAATCAGGCTGCAGAAATACTAAAGGATTATACAAATTTTAAGTGTTTTTCAAAGTCTAAAACCGATGTAAAAACCTATAATTGCAAGATTACTGAGGCAGTTTGGAAAAAAGAAAATGAAGTGTTGGTTTTTCACATTACTGCCGATAGATTTTTAAGAAATATGGTGCGTGCTATTGTAGGTACTTTGCTTGAAATAGGATTGGGTAAAAAACCAGTAGATCATATGCACGAAATAATAAAAAGTAAAGACAGGAGCAGGGCTGGAACCTCGGTGCCGGCAAAAGCACTTTACTTAACCCGGGTTACATATCCTGAAATAGCAATAACATAA
- a CDS encoding GNAT family N-acetyltransferase, which translates to MDIKHRENDSRGMFFVEDEKGIYAELTYTKKQDVLTIDHTEVRPELEGKGIATKLLSHSVDFARENNYKIEPLCPFAEVQFDRNESFKDVRA; encoded by the coding sequence ATGGATATTAAACATCGCGAAAACGATAGCCGTGGAATGTTTTTCGTGGAAGACGAAAAAGGCATTTACGCAGAATTAACCTACACTAAAAAACAAGATGTTCTTACAATAGATCATACCGAGGTAAGACCTGAACTGGAAGGAAAAGGAATTGCCACAAAATTGCTTTCGCATAGCGTTGACTTTGCTCGGGAGAACAATTATAAAATTGAGCCGCTTTGTCCTTTTGCTGAAGTTCAATTTGACCGGAATGAATCTTTTAAAGATGTAAGAGCTTAA
- a CDS encoding class I SAM-dependent methyltransferase, giving the protein MEIEKSSRFELLPENHQNWQNREEWFFNRKHTDTYEQWYEGRYKRAEVWQKKVMEQLVSKDKRVKTLLEFGCGTTRFTRWWKEIGIEATGGDISPLMLSQAVHLFEGDLVMADSHHMPFKDHTFDSLAFITTFEYYKDPVKVIREAARVAQYGIALGMMNRNSTKVVRRRVQEIFGANPFYLTATFYTPKKLAKIIEEALQGREYSIEWSCTGLPKWFPVQQWGLPYGDFFGLYVKFKDVK; this is encoded by the coding sequence ATGGAAATTGAAAAAAGCAGCCGATTTGAATTACTTCCCGAAAATCATCAAAATTGGCAAAACCGGGAAGAATGGTTTTTTAACCGTAAACATACCGATACGTACGAGCAATGGTACGAAGGGCGGTACAAGCGTGCCGAGGTATGGCAGAAAAAAGTGATGGAGCAGCTTGTCTCTAAAGATAAACGAGTAAAAACCCTACTGGAGTTTGGTTGTGGTACTACACGCTTTACAAGATGGTGGAAAGAAATAGGAATTGAGGCTACCGGCGGCGATATCTCCCCTCTTATGCTCTCACAAGCCGTACATTTGTTTGAGGGAGATCTTGTAATGGCAGATTCTCACCATATGCCTTTTAAAGATCATACTTTTGATTCTCTCGCATTTATAACCACTTTTGAATATTATAAAGATCCCGTAAAAGTTATTCGGGAAGCTGCGAGAGTTGCACAATATGGAATAGCCCTGGGAATGATGAACAGAAATTCTACCAAAGTAGTCCGTCGTCGTGTTCAGGAAATTTTTGGGGCAAACCCATTTTATCTTACCGCAACTTTTTACACCCCTAAGAAACTAGCCAAAATAATAGAGGAGGCTCTCCAGGGCAGGGAGTATAGTATAGAATGGTCATGTACAGGTTTACCAAAATGGTTCCCGGTTCAACAATGGGGTTTGCCATACGGTGATTTTTTCGGTTTGTACGTAAAATTTAAAGACGTAAAATAA
- a CDS encoding metallophosphoesterase, with translation MKKILLLSDTHSHIDERILHYAGEADEVWHAGDIGITDISDELKKIKPLRAVYGNIDDAEIRKEFPLHQRFKCEEVDVWITHIGGYPGKYSPAIREEIKRNPPKLFISGHSHILKVMNDKSLGLLHMNPGAAGKHGFHKKRTMLRFKIDAGEIKDLEVIELSEK, from the coding sequence TTGAAAAAAATATTGTTGCTAAGTGACACCCATAGCCATATAGACGAAAGAATTTTGCACTACGCTGGAGAAGCCGACGAGGTATGGCACGCCGGCGATATTGGCATTACTGATATTTCTGATGAATTAAAAAAAATAAAACCCTTAAGGGCCGTTTATGGTAATATTGACGATGCTGAGATAAGAAAGGAATTTCCACTTCATCAACGCTTTAAATGTGAAGAAGTAGATGTTTGGATTACGCATATTGGCGGTTACCCGGGGAAGTATTCACCAGCAATTAGGGAAGAAATCAAAAGAAATCCGCCAAAACTTTTTATTAGTGGGCACTCCCATATTTTAAAAGTGATGAACGATAAAAGCCTGGGATTACTTCATATGAATCCGGGAGCAGCAGGAAAACATGGATTCCATAAAAAACGAACGATGCTTAGATTTAAAATTGATGCTGGAGAAATCAAGGATTTAGAAGTGATAGAATTAAGTGAAAAGTAA
- a CDS encoding murein L,D-transpeptidase catalytic domain family protein gives MIYRLLTVFAVLTFSFAFTTTDNLDSRIDNSELEAIASTISKENTNTSFKTKVATLYSEFSTNNASIPAMPVFEKAMKGYEQLEEKGKVGKKILTVVDFGLSSTKKRMWIMNMDTKEVLFHTYVSHGKNTGGEFATKFSNTVNSLQSSLGFYVTAETYYGKNGLSLFIDGMEKGFNSNARKRYVVIHGADYAEPNFINRIGRLGRSYGCPAVPNTIAKDVIDTIKEESVVYIHKNNKDYLNNSPLLN, from the coding sequence ATGATTTATAGACTTCTGACTGTATTTGCCGTATTAACCTTCTCTTTTGCATTTACAACGACAGATAATTTAGATTCCAGAATTGATAATTCAGAATTAGAAGCAATCGCTTCTACAATTTCCAAAGAAAATACCAACACCAGTTTTAAAACAAAAGTCGCTACTTTATATAGCGAATTTTCTACGAATAATGCCAGTATCCCGGCAATGCCAGTTTTTGAAAAGGCTATGAAAGGATATGAGCAATTGGAAGAAAAGGGTAAAGTAGGAAAGAAAATTCTTACTGTAGTAGATTTCGGACTTTCCTCTACCAAAAAGCGTATGTGGATTATGAATATGGATACTAAAGAAGTTTTGTTTCATACTTATGTTTCTCACGGAAAAAATACCGGTGGTGAATTCGCTACTAAATTTTCTAATACTGTGAATTCCTTGCAAAGCTCCCTTGGTTTCTATGTAACTGCTGAAACCTATTATGGAAAAAATGGATTATCGCTTTTTATAGATGGTATGGAAAAAGGCTTCAACAGTAATGCTCGTAAGCGTTATGTTGTAATTCACGGTGCCGATTATGCTGAACCTAATTTTATAAATAGAATTGGTCGTTTAGGAAGAAGCTACGGTTGTCCAGCAGTCCCAAATACAATTGCCAAAGACGTGATAGACACTATTAAAGAAGAATCTGTAGTATATATTCACAAAAACAATAAAGATTATTTAAATAATTCTCCACTGCTTAATTAA
- a CDS encoding AIR synthase family protein translates to MSEKLGKIAEVELEGFILENCGHTRKEVSVKPGFGVDVSLVDLPNKLALISTSDPLSLIPSLGLEESAWLSVHLMANDMATTGFTPQYAQMVLNLPASLSREDFKTYWNYIHQFCKEIGVSITGGHTGFVEGQNSTISGGGTFFSVAPKKEIILSNRAEVGDVILVTKTCALSSSALLTMSFPQTIKNKLGKQTYEAGCEMFGQTSSLKDGLTAAGTGSKFPEIHAMHDVTEGGVLGAIYEMVKASGKGAFINNDALPVYSWQKEVCELFNLDYREIIGAGSMIISCEKGKEQQVISRLKAENIDCSAVGEIKGEEKGVKIKKGEELKDLAYKTEDPYWKAFFTAIKSSWK, encoded by the coding sequence ATGAGTGAGAAATTAGGAAAAATTGCAGAAGTAGAACTAGAGGGATTTATCCTTGAAAATTGCGGGCATACTCGCAAGGAAGTTAGTGTAAAACCCGGGTTTGGGGTAGACGTGTCATTAGTAGATTTACCCAATAAGCTGGCGTTGATATCTACTAGCGATCCGCTTTCACTTATTCCTTCGCTTGGATTGGAAGAATCGGCCTGGCTTTCTGTGCATCTTATGGCTAACGACATGGCAACTACAGGGTTTACTCCACAATATGCCCAGATGGTACTAAACCTTCCCGCATCACTTAGCAGGGAGGATTTTAAAACATACTGGAATTATATCCATCAATTTTGCAAAGAAATTGGGGTGTCTATAACCGGCGGGCATACCGGATTTGTAGAAGGCCAAAATTCAACAATTTCAGGAGGAGGTACTTTTTTTAGTGTAGCTCCCAAAAAAGAAATTATTTTATCCAACCGTGCAGAGGTTGGTGATGTAATCCTGGTGACTAAAACCTGTGCCTTATCATCATCTGCCTTATTAACCATGAGTTTTCCTCAAACTATAAAGAATAAATTAGGAAAACAAACCTATGAGGCAGGCTGTGAAATGTTTGGGCAAACCTCGTCTTTAAAAGACGGGCTTACAGCAGCAGGAACAGGAAGTAAATTTCCCGAAATTCACGCTATGCACGATGTAACTGAAGGCGGCGTGCTGGGAGCAATATATGAAATGGTTAAAGCTTCTGGGAAAGGAGCTTTTATTAATAATGATGCTTTGCCAGTATATTCATGGCAAAAAGAAGTTTGCGAACTTTTTAACCTGGATTACAGGGAAATTATAGGGGCAGGTTCAATGATTATATCCTGTGAAAAAGGAAAAGAACAACAAGTAATATCGCGTTTAAAAGCTGAGAATATTGACTGCTCAGCAGTTGGTGAAATTAAGGGGGAAGAAAAGGGTGTTAAAATTAAAAAGGGAGAAGAGTTGAAAGACCTGGCCTATAAAACCGAAGACCCTTATTGGAAAGCTTTCTTTACGGCGATTAAATCTAGTTGGAAATAA
- a CDS encoding Trm112 family protein — translation MRTSTINKLCCPYDKEDLELTTISKDLEGKIIEGFLSCKKCKRIYPIIKGIPIMNPDEYREFKLEAPLMEKWNKHLKAKKIENFRLVAKDTDVDSLKE, via the coding sequence ATGAGAACTTCAACAATAAATAAATTATGCTGTCCTTATGATAAAGAGGACCTGGAACTCACAACAATTTCAAAAGATTTGGAGGGGAAGATTATAGAGGGTTTTTTAAGTTGCAAGAAATGTAAACGTATTTACCCTATTATAAAAGGGATTCCAATTATGAACCCCGATGAATACCGGGAATTTAAACTGGAAGCTCCACTTATGGAAAAATGGAACAAGCATTTAAAAGCTAAGAAAATTGAAAATTTTAGATTGGTAGCTAAGGATACAGATGTGGATAGTTTAAAAGAATAA
- a CDS encoding thiamine phosphate synthase — MESKGIKGGIYLVIDPQMGEVILLNKLQEILEKSEIAAVQLWDNFKSIDNQSSLINSICKLCQATDTPVILNNNWKLLKQTAANGVHFDEIPKNFQEIKKNISSDVLLGLTCNNNLKTVEWAETNNLDYISFCSIFPSSTANSCDLVDFEIIKESRKLTQMPIFLAGGIKPANMHLLKELDFEGVAVISGIMSAENSSISAENYNSELKNIKNENFNNK, encoded by the coding sequence ATGGAAAGTAAAGGAATAAAAGGAGGAATTTATCTGGTGATAGACCCACAGATGGGAGAGGTTATTTTATTAAATAAGCTACAGGAAATTTTGGAGAAAAGTGAAATCGCTGCGGTTCAACTATGGGATAATTTTAAAAGTATAGATAACCAATCTTCACTTATTAATAGCATTTGTAAACTTTGTCAGGCAACAGATACCCCTGTTATACTAAACAACAACTGGAAACTTTTAAAACAAACGGCTGCCAATGGAGTGCATTTTGATGAAATCCCTAAGAATTTCCAGGAGATTAAAAAAAACATTTCGTCTGATGTATTACTTGGGTTAACCTGTAATAACAACCTGAAAACTGTAGAGTGGGCTGAGACTAATAACCTGGATTATATTTCTTTTTGTTCAATTTTTCCTTCCTCAACAGCGAATAGTTGCGATTTAGTAGATTTTGAGATTATTAAGGAGTCCAGGAAACTTACACAAATGCCAATATTCCTGGCTGGGGGAATTAAGCCTGCAAATATGCATTTGCTTAAAGAGTTGGATTTTGAGGGCGTCGCGGTGATTTCAGGAATAATGAGTGCCGAAAATTCTTCGATTTCGGCAGAAAATTATAATTCAGAATTAAAAAATATAAAAAATGAGAACTTCAACAATAAATAA